In a genomic window of Vigna angularis cultivar LongXiaoDou No.4 chromosome 6, ASM1680809v1, whole genome shotgun sequence:
- the LOC108342006 gene encoding desiccation-related protein PCC13-62 has protein sequence MAPRISRVRVSFSVLVASLVLPLFFPECSSSSSVLIARASAPKSDVDLLEFPLNLEYLEAEFFLFGALGHGLDVVAPNLAGGGPPPIGAKAAKLDKFFKDVILQFGLQEVGHLRAIKSTVKGFPRPLLDLSPSSFAKVMDNAVGRTLSPPFDPYANSINFLLASYVIPYVGLTGYVGANPKLQNATSRKLVAGLLGVESGQDAAIRAFLYERKTQLVHPYGLSVGEFTDRISSLRNKLGKAGLKDEGLVVAKEYGAETEVNGNILAGDRDSLAYSRTPEEILRIIYGTGDEHVPGGFYPKGASGRIATPYLKHSI, from the exons ATGGCACCTCGCATTTCCAGAGTCAGAGTCTCTTTTTCTGTTTTGGTTGCTTCCCTAGTCCTTCCCTTGTTTTTCCCAgaatgttcttcttcttcttctgtgcTCATTGCAAGAGCATCAGCCCCAAAATCAGATGTTGATCTTTTAGAATTCCCTCTAAACTTAGAATACTTGGAGGCTGAGTTCTTCTTGTTTGGAGCTTTGGGTCATGGATTGGATGTGGTTGCTCCAAACCTGGCCGGGGGAGGACCTCCTCCCATTGGTGCCAAAGCTGCCAAACTCGACAAATTTTTCAAGGATGTCATATTGCAGTTTGGTTTGCAAGAAGTCGGACACTTGAG GGCCATAAAGAGCACAGTGAAAGGATTCCCCAGGCCTCTGCTGGATCTAAGCCCTTCATCGTTCGCCAAAGTAATGGATAATGCGGTTGGGAGAACTCTGAGTCCACCCTTTGACCCCTATGCTAATTCAATCAACTTTCTTCTTGCTTCTTACGTTATTCCCTATGTTGGCCTCACTGGCTATGTTGGTGCCAATCCAAAGCTGCAAAATGCTACTTCCAGGAAG CTTGTGGCAGGGCTCCTGGGAGTAGAATCAGGACAAGATGCAGCTATAAGAGCATTTTTGTATGAACGGAAAACGCAATTGGTGCATCCCTATGGATTGAGCGTGGGAGAGTTCACAGATCGCATTTCAAGTCTCAGGAACAAGCTAGGAAAAGCAGGTTTGAAAGATGAGGGTCTTGTGGTTGCTAAGGAGTATGGTGCTGAGACAGAAGTTAATGGGAACATTCTGGCTGGTGACAGAGATTCATTGGCATATTCAAGAACCCCAGAGGAAATATTGAGGATAATATATGGAACAGGTGATGAACATGTTCCTGGTGGCTTCTACCCTAAAGGAGCAAGTGGTCGCATAGCAACACCTTACTTGAAGCATTCCATCTAA
- the LOC108341144 gene encoding protein REGULATOR OF FATTY ACID COMPOSITION 3, chloroplastic, with protein MDAKSLLQGFFLASSYPLPQLSKTTMTTTNCVSFNFNHNPCLIFANSYPTSSSLLPFSIHNKPRKSASLIVSARKKDKKDDTHSSVPQPDEATGFFPEAVLFKKRSVEEEGKLLPEFEDAEERELFETLMLELESDMNGEILRHYEVMYLIHEKHEDEVAAVNEKIQDFMREKKGQIWRLNDWGMRRLAYKIKKANKAHYMLMNFELDAKYINDLKTLLDQDERVIRHLVIKRDEAITEDCPPPPEFHTLRANADDNDDEEFDEEYDEDWDGEDELDDDDDIIYVDGDDDDDMDSRNETSANIRQAEDIRELRTENIGR; from the exons ATGGACGCGAAGTCACTGCTTCAGGGTTTTTTTCTTGCATCTTCTTATCCCCTCCCTCAGCTTTCAAAAACCACCATGACGACAACCAACTGCGTTAGCTTCAATTTCAACCACAACCCATGCCTCATATTCGCAAATAGCTATCCTACTTCTTCGTCTTTGCTTCCATTTTCTATTCACAATAAGCCCAGAAAATCAGCATCTCTGATTGTGAGTGCCCGcaagaaagacaaaaaagaCGATACCCATAGCTCCGTACCCCAACCTGACGAGGCCACGGGTTTCTTCCCTGAAGCTGTCTTATTTAAAAAG AGATCAGTTGAGGAAGAAGGGAAGCTGCTCCCGGAGTTTGAAGATGCCGAGGAAA GAGAACTCTTCGAAACGCTGATGCTTGAGCTGGAAAGTGATATGAATGGTGAAATAT TACGCCACTATGAGGTCATGTACTTAATCCATGAGAAGCATGAAGATGAGGTTGCAGCTGTCAACGAGAaaattcaag ACTTCATGAGGGAGAAGAAAGGTCAGATTTGGAGGTTGAATGATTGGGGTATGAGAAGGTTAgcttacaaaataaagaaagcTAATAAAGCCCACTACATGTTGATGAACTTCGAGTTGGATGCAAAATATATCAACGACTTGAAGACTTTGTTGGACCAAGATGAAAGAGTTATTCGGCATCTTGTGATAAAGAGGGACGAGGCAATCACTGAAGATTGCCCTCCTCCTCCGGAGTTTCACACTCTGCGGGCAAATGCAGATGATAACGACGATGAAGAATTTGATGAAGAGTATGATGAAGACTGGGATGGTGAAGATGagcttgatgatgatgatgatattatATACGTAGATGGTGATGACGACGATGACATGGATTCAAGAAATGAGACATCTGCAAATATTAGACAAGCAGAAGATATAAGAGAGTTGAGGACTGAAAACATAGGTAGGTAA
- the LOC108343042 gene encoding uncharacterized protein LOC108343042 has protein sequence MARKGNQQKNGVDRQGLNHKKGVSDSVLPGMKGHVKGGPVKVFPREDLTDGDSGVARTACDASSSGDDFNNEHKSENISLKEKQGMAGKHDLEESLPFERDSRDDSLNSEGSVQEENGSLPRSDQGLQSINSRLSCILDSLHLKSVVDKVDLADNVIIRRLRFSLFSMFTAISEWLTRQTPLFVSLRTIMFKAYHDFRTKVVQAYPVILKWLMHFGNVVLLLSVFWLDCALRGIDSFVRMGTTSFFSVIWCSIFSVISMIGVLKFLAVVGLAALIGFFLGLMLAILIVAIIGVVILWFYGSFWTTAFFIILGGLAFMFSHERVALLITTVYSVYCARLYVGWLGLLVAFNLAFISSDVLIYFLKKNIDQQSRSNPFEQRTGTYGQPGFSDGSTHASSSENGPGPSADRSAGIPSTSGVDSDVTSEDEVVRLLNCSDHYAALGLMRYENIDVSILKREYRKKAMLVHPDKNMGNEKAAEAFKKLQNAYEILMDSLKRKAYDDELRREELLSVFRRFHDASDKNGRHGFFPSGFARSDADGKDPFGDSRRIACKRCGGFHVWIHTKKQKSRARWCQDCQDFHQAKDGDGWVEQSSQPFLFGLLQKVDAPSAYVCAGSRIYDATEWYICQGMRCPANTHKPSFHVNTSLMSKNNSGKGTSSGQRGGRMPAPNIEETMTEEEFFEWLQNAVQAGAFDNFSGTATESPSPKSGNGMKSPSSSGGGASASGSSSKRKKKGKKQW, from the exons ATGGCTCGGAAGGGTAATCAGCAGAAGAATGGAGTGGACCGTCAGGGATTGAATCACAAAAAGGGGGTTTCTGATAGTGTGCTTCCGGGAATGAAGGGCCATGTTAAAGGAGGGCCGGTGAAGGTTTTCCCGAGAGAGGACCTCACTGACGGTGATAGCGGTGTTGCGCGGACTGCATGTGATGCCAGTTCTTCAGGTGATGACTTTAACAATGAACATAAGTCTGAAAATATTTCTCTGAAAGAGAAACAAGGGATGGCTGGAAAGCATGACCTGGAGGAGTCCTTGCCCTTTGAGAGAGATTCGAGGGATGACAGTTTGAATTCCGAAGGTTCAGTACAAGAAGAAAATGGGTCTTTACCTAGAAGTGATCAAGGTCTTCAGAGTATAAATAGTAGATTGAGCTGTATACTGGATAGTTTGCACCTGAAAAGTGTGGTGGATAAAGTAGACCTTGCCGATAATGTGATAATTAGAAGATTAAGGTTTTCACTGTTTTCCATGTTCACAGCAATTTCAGAGTGGCTAACCAGGCAGACTCCATTGTTTGTATCTCTTAGAACCATCATGTTTAAAGCCTATCATGATTTCAGAACGAAAGTTGTGCAGGCATATCCTGTTATTCTGAAGTGGCTCATGCATTTTGGAAATGTAGTGCTCCTATTATCAGTATTTTGGTTGGATTGTGCACTTCGGGGTATTGATTCATTTGTACGAATGGGTACAACGTCCTTCTTCTCTGTTATATGGTGTAGCATATTTTCTGTGATTAGTATGATAGGGGTGCTCAAGTTTCTTGCTGTCGTG GGCCTGGCTGCTTTGATTGGATTTTTTCTTGGGCTTATGCTTGCAATTTTGATTGTTGCAATCATTGGAGTTGTTATCTTGTGGTTTTATGGTAGCTTTTGGACAACGGCATTTTTCATCATCCTAGGAG GATTGGCATTTATGTTTAGTCATGAACGGGTGGCACTACTTATCACCACAGTGTATTCTGTCTATTGTGCACGGCTGTATGTTGGGTGGCTTGGTTTGCTGGTGGCTTTTAATTTAGCTTTTATCTCTAGTGATGTTCTGATATACTTCCTCAAGAAAAACATAGATCAACAGAGTAGATCCAATCCTTTTGAGCAAAGAACTGGAACGTATGGTCAACCTGGATTCAGTGACGGATCAACACATGCTTCTTCCTCTGAAAATGGACCTGGACCATCAGCAGATCGCAGTGCTGGGATCCCTTCAACTAGTGGGGTTGATTCTGATGTAACTTCTGAAGATGAAGTAGTCCGTTTGTTGAACTGCTCTGATCACTATGCAGCACTGGGCTTGATGCGATATGAAAATATAGATGTTTCAATACTAAAGCGGGAATATAGGAAAAAG GCAATGTTGGTACATCCTGACAAAAATATGGGTAATGAAAAGGCTGCTGAAGCATTTAAGAAACTTCAAAATGCTTATGAG ATTCTAATGGATTCCTTGAAGCGAAAAGCTTATGATGATGAGCTAAGGAGAGAGGAGCTATTGAGTGTCTTTCGTAGATTTCATGACGCATCTGATAAG AATGGTAGGCATGGATTCTTTCCTTCAGGATTTGCACGGTCTGATGCAGATGGCAAGGACCCATTTGGTGATTCAAGGCGAATAGCCTGCAAAAGGTGTGGTGGTTTTCATGTCTGGATACACACCAAGAAACAAAAGTCTCGGGCAAGATGGTGCCAG GATTGCCAAGATTTTCATCAAGCTAAGGATGGGGATGGATGGGTTGAACAATCTTCCCAACCATTTCTTTTTGGTTTATTGCAGAAG GTGGATGCTCCTTCAGCGTATGTGTGTGCTGGTAGCAGGATATACGATGCCACCGAATGGTATATCTGTCAG GGCATGAGATGTCCAGCGAACACTCATAAGCCAAGTTTCCATGTTAACACCAGTTTAATGTCCAAGAATAATTCTGGTAAAGGAACTAGTTCAGGTCAAAGAGGTGGGCGGATGCCAGCACCTAATATCGAAGAAACCATGACTGAGGAAGAATTCTTTGAATGGTTACAAAATGCAGTCCAGGCAGGTGCGTTTGACAATTTTAGTGGCACTGCAACAGAGAGCCCATCACCCAAATCTGGAAATGGGATGAAAAGTCCTAGTAGTAGTGGTGGTGGTGCTAGTGCTAGTGGCAGTAGCagcaagagaaagaaaaagggaaaaaagcaATGGTGA
- the LOC108341869 gene encoding F-box protein At5g49610 isoform X3, with translation MDMRGDGIFPDEVVIQILARLPVKSLFKFKTVCKLWNRLSLDKYFVQLYNEVSRKNPMILVEVSDSYGSKSSLICVDNLRGVSEFSLSFLNDRVKVRASCNGLLCCSSIPDKGVFYVCNPVTREYRLLPKSRERPVTRFYPDGEATLVGLACDSSYQKFNVVLAGYHRTFGHRPDGSFICLVFNSELNKWRKFVSLQDDHFTHMNKNQVVFVNNALHWLTVSSTYILVLDLSCDVWRKMQLPYDLIYGNGYRIYLLDFDGCLSVIKISEAWMNIWVLKDYWNDEWCMVDKVSLRCIRGMVPGIFPISQTGPITKYFSIIYWIYLFTRTKYKTGNMDLM, from the exons ATGGATATGCGAGGAGATGGGATTTTCCCGGATGAGGTTGTCATTCAGATTCTTGCAAGGTTGCCTGTGAAGTCCCTTTTCAAGTTCAAAACCGTGTGCAAACTGTGGAATAGGTTGTCTTTGGATAAGTATTTTGTTCAACTCTACAATGAGGTTTCTAGGAAGAACCCCATGATTCTGGTCGAGGTTTCTGATTCGTATGGGTCCAAATCTAGCTTAATATGTGTTGATAATTTAAGGGGTGTGTCTGAATTTTCACTGAGTTTCTTGAATGATAGAGTTAAGGTTCGAGCATCTTGTAATGGCTTGCTGTGTTGCTCTAGTATTCCTGATAAGGGTGTCTTCTATGTCTGCAATCCGGTCACTCGCGAGTACCGGTTGCTTCCCAAGAGTAGGGAAAGGCCTGTGACTCGGTTTTATCCGGATGGTGAGGCTACCTTGGTTGGCTTGGCCTGTGATTCTTCTTATCAGAAGTTCAATGTTGTTCTGGCGGGCTACCATCGCACTTTTGGTCATAGGCCAGATGGGAGTTTCATATGTTTGGTCTTTAATTCTGAGTTGAACAAGTGGAGGAAGTTTGTCTCATTACAAGATGACCATTTCACTCACATGAATAAGAACCAGGTTGTTTTTGTCAATAATGCTCTGCACTGGTTGACAGTTAGCTCTACTTATATACTTGTGCTTGATTTAAGTTGTGACGTTTGGAGGAAGATGCAACTACCTTATGACTTGATTTATGGAAATGGTTATAGGATTTATCTCTTGGACTTTGATGGCTGCTTGTctgttattaaaatttcagaAGCATGGATGAATATATGGGTGCTAAAAGATTACTGGAATGATGAATGGTGTATGGTGGATAAGGTGAGTCTGAGGTGTATCAGAGGAATGGTACCAGGCATTTTCCCGATCAGTCAGACAG GTCCTATCACAAAATATTTTAGCATCATCTATTGGATTTATCTGTTCACTCGCACAAAGTACAAAACAG GCAACATGGATCTCATGTAG
- the LOC108341869 gene encoding F-box protein At5g49610 isoform X2, translated as MDMRGDGIFPDEVVIQILARLPVKSLFKFKTVCKLWNRLSLDKYFVQLYNEVSRKNPMILVEVSDSYGSKSSLICVDNLRGVSEFSLSFLNDRVKVRASCNGLLCCSSIPDKGVFYVCNPVTREYRLLPKSRERPVTRFYPDGEATLVGLACDSSYQKFNVVLAGYHRTFGHRPDGSFICLVFNSELNKWRKFVSLQDDHFTHMNKNQVVFVNNALHWLTVSSTYILVLDLSCDVWRKMQLPYDLIYGNGYRIYLLDFDGCLSVIKISEAWMNIWVLKDYWNDEWCMVDKVSLRCIRGMVPGIFPISQTGPITKYFSIIYWIYLFTRTKYKTGEIYLSIN; from the exons ATGGATATGCGAGGAGATGGGATTTTCCCGGATGAGGTTGTCATTCAGATTCTTGCAAGGTTGCCTGTGAAGTCCCTTTTCAAGTTCAAAACCGTGTGCAAACTGTGGAATAGGTTGTCTTTGGATAAGTATTTTGTTCAACTCTACAATGAGGTTTCTAGGAAGAACCCCATGATTCTGGTCGAGGTTTCTGATTCGTATGGGTCCAAATCTAGCTTAATATGTGTTGATAATTTAAGGGGTGTGTCTGAATTTTCACTGAGTTTCTTGAATGATAGAGTTAAGGTTCGAGCATCTTGTAATGGCTTGCTGTGTTGCTCTAGTATTCCTGATAAGGGTGTCTTCTATGTCTGCAATCCGGTCACTCGCGAGTACCGGTTGCTTCCCAAGAGTAGGGAAAGGCCTGTGACTCGGTTTTATCCGGATGGTGAGGCTACCTTGGTTGGCTTGGCCTGTGATTCTTCTTATCAGAAGTTCAATGTTGTTCTGGCGGGCTACCATCGCACTTTTGGTCATAGGCCAGATGGGAGTTTCATATGTTTGGTCTTTAATTCTGAGTTGAACAAGTGGAGGAAGTTTGTCTCATTACAAGATGACCATTTCACTCACATGAATAAGAACCAGGTTGTTTTTGTCAATAATGCTCTGCACTGGTTGACAGTTAGCTCTACTTATATACTTGTGCTTGATTTAAGTTGTGACGTTTGGAGGAAGATGCAACTACCTTATGACTTGATTTATGGAAATGGTTATAGGATTTATCTCTTGGACTTTGATGGCTGCTTGTctgttattaaaatttcagaAGCATGGATGAATATATGGGTGCTAAAAGATTACTGGAATGATGAATGGTGTATGGTGGATAAGGTGAGTCTGAGGTGTATCAGAGGAATGGTACCAGGCATTTTCCCGATCAGTCAGACAG GTCCTATCACAAAATATTTTAGCATCATCTATTGGATTTATCTGTTCACTCGCACAAAGTACAAAACAGGTGAGATTTATCTCTCTATCAACTAA
- the LOC108341869 gene encoding F-box protein At5g49610 isoform X1, which translates to MDMRGDGIFPDEVVIQILARLPVKSLFKFKTVCKLWNRLSLDKYFVQLYNEVSRKNPMILVEVSDSYGSKSSLICVDNLRGVSEFSLSFLNDRVKVRASCNGLLCCSSIPDKGVFYVCNPVTREYRLLPKSRERPVTRFYPDGEATLVGLACDSSYQKFNVVLAGYHRTFGHRPDGSFICLVFNSELNKWRKFVSLQDDHFTHMNKNQVVFVNNALHWLTVSSTYILVLDLSCDVWRKMQLPYDLIYGNGYRIYLLDFDGCLSVIKISEAWMNIWVLKDYWNDEWCMVDKVSLRCIRGMVPGIFPISQTGEYVFLATHKQILVYHCKSQVWKEMYSVKYSSTLPLWFSAHAYRSTMFSCN; encoded by the coding sequence ATGGATATGCGAGGAGATGGGATTTTCCCGGATGAGGTTGTCATTCAGATTCTTGCAAGGTTGCCTGTGAAGTCCCTTTTCAAGTTCAAAACCGTGTGCAAACTGTGGAATAGGTTGTCTTTGGATAAGTATTTTGTTCAACTCTACAATGAGGTTTCTAGGAAGAACCCCATGATTCTGGTCGAGGTTTCTGATTCGTATGGGTCCAAATCTAGCTTAATATGTGTTGATAATTTAAGGGGTGTGTCTGAATTTTCACTGAGTTTCTTGAATGATAGAGTTAAGGTTCGAGCATCTTGTAATGGCTTGCTGTGTTGCTCTAGTATTCCTGATAAGGGTGTCTTCTATGTCTGCAATCCGGTCACTCGCGAGTACCGGTTGCTTCCCAAGAGTAGGGAAAGGCCTGTGACTCGGTTTTATCCGGATGGTGAGGCTACCTTGGTTGGCTTGGCCTGTGATTCTTCTTATCAGAAGTTCAATGTTGTTCTGGCGGGCTACCATCGCACTTTTGGTCATAGGCCAGATGGGAGTTTCATATGTTTGGTCTTTAATTCTGAGTTGAACAAGTGGAGGAAGTTTGTCTCATTACAAGATGACCATTTCACTCACATGAATAAGAACCAGGTTGTTTTTGTCAATAATGCTCTGCACTGGTTGACAGTTAGCTCTACTTATATACTTGTGCTTGATTTAAGTTGTGACGTTTGGAGGAAGATGCAACTACCTTATGACTTGATTTATGGAAATGGTTATAGGATTTATCTCTTGGACTTTGATGGCTGCTTGTctgttattaaaatttcagaAGCATGGATGAATATATGGGTGCTAAAAGATTACTGGAATGATGAATGGTGTATGGTGGATAAGGTGAGTCTGAGGTGTATCAGAGGAATGGTACCAGGCATTTTCCCGATCAGTCAGACAGGTGAATATGTTTTTTTGGCAACTCATAAGCAGATTTTGGTGTATCATTGCAAGAGTCAAGTTTGGAAAGAAATGTACTCTGTGAAGTATAGCTCTACACTCCCATTATGGTTTTCTGCTCATGCATATCGCAGCACAATGTTCTCATGCAACTGA
- the LOC108341581 gene encoding uncharacterized protein LOC108341581: MSQYIDSSGGNDDDGDSDGDCDGNGDNDDDDQDDGDGDGDNDNDGNSDCDGNSDDDSDFDSNNDDYSDSDNDDDSDSDSDSDNDSGGGSDSNSDCDGDGDSAGDDDIRGDDDGVDDSDSDNNDDDDNHDNDDSYSDSYDDSVGHDHGNDDGDMTMIVTVTMMVIVTVTVTVTDTTMVTITMIVIVMMTVK, encoded by the coding sequence ATGTCCCAATATATTGACAGTAGCGGTGGCAATGATGATGACGGTGACAGTGACGGTGATTGTGACGGTAACGGTGACAATGACGATGATGATCAGGATGATGGTGACGGTGATGGTGACAATGACAATGATGGTAACAGTGACTGTGACGGCAACAGTGACGATGACAGTGATTTTGACAGTAACAATGACGATTACAGTGACAGTGATAATGACGATGATAGTGACAGTGACAGTGACAGTGACAATGACAGTGGCGGTGGCAGTGATAGTAACAGTGATTGTGACGGTGACGGTGACAGTGCTGGTGACGATGACATACgtggtgatgatgatggtgTCGATGACAGCGACAGTGACAATAACGATGACGATGACAATCACGATAACGATGATAGTTATAGTGACAGTTACGATGACAGTGTCGGTCACGATCATGGTAACGATGATGGTGACATGACAATGATAGTGACGGTGACAATGATGGTGATAGTGACAGTGACAGTGACAGTGACGGACACGACGATGGTGACAATAACGATGATTGTGATAGTGATGATGACAGTgaagtaa